A single genomic interval of uncultured Desulfobacter sp. harbors:
- a CDS encoding SPFH domain-containing protein: MKEQQSQIFLQRARFFTIMRRLAILLISLTLIYSLAAVVYSTQVIYKVKFNYAVILEQFGGKRQAVTDVGWHFRLPFFTRLEKEVPLMNQNIYIGGASEPIKIISRENVALWTSALMTFRIKDLKIWGIENLSPEILLQGDYDGIAKDILQGKEVNKLISERESIKEEIFHALKNRPINKNGLTLEGKYGIEVVSFVLNETRFGDTLVKATEEKKRRQLIAEADNYAADQEAQRITKLYKAYLDSIKSFHLALGGREGQRVNPDLLEFLSQQKWATAYEKNESNQKTFVLHGGGKAPAITLPYQAGSKSKGSSSYNGR, encoded by the coding sequence ATGAAAGAGCAGCAATCCCAGATTTTTTTGCAACGAGCCCGGTTTTTCACCATAATGAGAAGACTCGCAATTTTACTGATCAGTCTTACCCTGATTTATTCTTTGGCCGCTGTGGTTTATTCCACCCAGGTGATCTACAAGGTCAAATTCAACTATGCTGTTATTCTTGAACAATTTGGAGGAAAAAGACAGGCCGTCACCGATGTGGGCTGGCACTTCAGGCTTCCTTTCTTTACCCGGCTGGAAAAAGAGGTTCCCTTGATGAATCAGAACATCTACATCGGCGGTGCCAGTGAACCCATTAAAATTATTTCCCGGGAAAACGTGGCCCTGTGGACATCTGCCTTGATGACGTTCAGGATAAAAGACTTGAAAATTTGGGGCATTGAAAATTTGTCCCCTGAAATCCTGCTTCAGGGGGATTACGACGGAATTGCCAAGGATATTCTACAGGGCAAAGAGGTCAACAAGTTGATCTCGGAAAGGGAAAGCATAAAAGAAGAGATTTTTCATGCATTGAAAAACCGGCCCATCAATAAAAACGGCCTTACTCTTGAAGGAAAGTACGGTATTGAGGTGGTCAGTTTTGTTCTCAACGAAACAAGGTTCGGCGACACGCTGGTAAAGGCCACGGAAGAGAAAAAACGACGCCAGCTCATCGCAGAGGCAGACAACTATGCCGCCGACCAGGAAGCCCAGCGGATTACAAAACTTTACAAGGCCTATCTTGACAGCATTAAGTCTTTCCATCTTGCATTAGGCGGCCGGGAAGGCCAACGGGTCAACCCTGACCTGCTTGAATTTCTTTCCCAGCAAAAATGGGCCACAGCCTATGAAAAGAACGAATCAAACCAAAAAACCTTTGTGCTCCACGGCGGCGGAAAAGCCCCTGCAATCACCCTGCCTTACCAGGCGGGCAGTAAAAGTAAAGGTTCTTCTTCGTACAACGGAAGATAA
- a CDS encoding AAA family ATPase has protein sequence MAKRYTKEKKYIALPEEAINKIESMVETWTYDTKAFVRSRLNQYTPPHPMVSLVKNFFFFVFFMKRKQKRMNVLNNPQILTDWKKRFLYSGETNPAASWNKIIEQELSKAEYHYLIAVLDRELTDLHVPVELEKIFEKIYRVHIRKEHLEDPDVPKAPIMLIEGTSGSGKSATAREALEKVVFRNEVIPTVDWRKKRDEILGGYSLFTQLEDVDPEFAMQIAKKKKADFYLRLAKIPILKWIFRKRIMNTLTDFEDLGILVDMSVITPNDYQTALSGEPGNYFKRAMGHPRVTSIRHIEEAHSAFGKSGSGPGTGGDGMEKQQRTLIDTSNIILDEIIDGRRDCFIIATSDQAHRFDSAIYRRFVEKGVIIDISKYWMNPENLKKIIILEIRRYRIPTKFKPDSEQLDHAVDKIYAIFRERSLKITPAYVRKLIESMVSIQGDFLLEFLDDAVLVRKAFQLVAKNVYGELYGKVVDRMDRNLDWEAYVGDIKDKFSEMANNCFHYGVSEDKGVVLTGPPGSGKTYLVRTWLSSNRKVHDIATSPSALQDPSSPVHGAVSNLEKVYDIAKMIAPTVIFFDEGDALAPKRSATGGHPSDALTNKFLNIIDGEIPLNKVFTVLTTNRLDILDPALIRSKRLKTLDISGHMRQKDVFDIIKKQFENVPHQRQFEVEKIIETAQGICNTPADYTSFTEKAIALCSTEFKVLLKLRDLKSSTRDEKYNFVKLNFKTVLGILDALKAPPLIKSKIKHDLKNFVEDYDKILESVDHITREQDYPIVVAHLESARREISQSPVRKGSIQLNEFLETELSQEPQVGFIIGVGANEMTGMLLPIATSLTGRVENAPIIVTGAVATPSAETAQMDMAVKMTNQSAQEALTMVKNYIQGLCPDISIPWLFGDFLQRYSIHHQLLSASYNVGGPSAGYALALNTLSVLLQIPLCIDFGITGAPWTKGVTKDQIGGSVIIGGHRKKTEKVLLYLRRMYMPLQNYQDLEPEFLIGYWQRDKDIIAVTHFADLMPEVLFLDEAHNKMRDDLIEKRIKYKTEKYYDAEYTPNLKEDIVQAKQIMRKRAEHEILKRVNAIRFYLQDPDREKFISHEKIFKTYIETN, from the coding sequence ATGGCCAAACGATATACAAAAGAAAAAAAATATATTGCCCTGCCTGAAGAGGCCATTAATAAAATTGAATCCATGGTGGAAACCTGGACCTACGACACCAAGGCCTTTGTCAGATCCAGGCTCAACCAGTACACGCCGCCCCACCCCATGGTTTCTTTGGTGAAAAATTTTTTCTTTTTTGTTTTTTTTATGAAAAGAAAACAAAAGCGGATGAATGTCCTTAACAATCCCCAGATTCTCACAGATTGGAAAAAACGATTTTTATATTCAGGGGAAACCAATCCTGCTGCCTCCTGGAACAAGATCATTGAACAAGAACTTTCAAAGGCTGAATACCATTACCTTATTGCAGTTCTGGACAGGGAGCTGACCGACCTTCATGTCCCTGTGGAATTAGAAAAAATTTTTGAAAAAATTTACAGAGTCCATATCAGAAAGGAACACCTGGAAGACCCGGATGTTCCGAAAGCTCCCATCATGCTCATTGAAGGGACTTCAGGGTCCGGTAAAAGCGCTACGGCAAGAGAAGCGCTTGAAAAAGTGGTATTTAGAAACGAGGTGATTCCCACGGTGGACTGGCGAAAAAAGCGGGACGAAATTTTAGGGGGATACAGCCTGTTCACTCAGCTTGAGGATGTGGACCCTGAGTTTGCCATGCAGATCGCAAAAAAGAAGAAAGCCGACTTTTACCTGCGTCTGGCAAAAATCCCCATTCTTAAATGGATTTTTAGAAAACGGATCATGAATACCCTGACGGATTTTGAAGATTTAGGTATTCTAGTGGACATGTCCGTTATCACGCCCAATGATTACCAGACCGCCTTATCAGGAGAACCGGGCAACTATTTTAAGCGGGCCATGGGCCACCCCAGGGTCACGTCAATCCGGCACATTGAAGAGGCCCATTCGGCATTTGGGAAATCCGGTTCCGGGCCCGGAACCGGAGGTGATGGGATGGAAAAACAGCAAAGGACCCTGATTGACACCTCCAACATTATCCTGGATGAAATCATTGATGGACGACGGGACTGCTTTATTATTGCCACCAGTGACCAGGCTCACCGGTTTGACTCTGCCATCTACCGTAGATTTGTTGAAAAAGGCGTGATCATCGACATTTCAAAATACTGGATGAACCCGGAAAACTTGAAAAAAATCATCATTCTTGAGATTCGGCGCTACCGGATTCCCACTAAGTTTAAGCCGGACTCTGAACAGTTGGATCATGCCGTAGATAAAATTTATGCCATTTTCAGGGAGAGAAGCCTGAAAATTACCCCGGCCTACGTTAGAAAGCTCATTGAATCAATGGTCTCCATCCAGGGGGATTTTCTCCTGGAATTTTTAGATGATGCCGTCTTGGTTCGGAAGGCCTTCCAGCTGGTGGCCAAAAATGTGTATGGAGAACTTTACGGCAAGGTGGTTGACCGGATGGACCGGAACCTGGACTGGGAGGCGTATGTGGGTGATATCAAGGATAAGTTCTCTGAAATGGCCAACAACTGTTTTCATTACGGGGTCAGCGAAGACAAGGGCGTGGTCCTCACAGGCCCGCCGGGATCGGGCAAAACCTATTTGGTCAGAACCTGGCTTTCCTCAAATCGCAAGGTCCATGATATTGCAACAAGCCCCTCGGCTCTCCAGGATCCGTCAAGCCCTGTACACGGCGCCGTATCCAACCTTGAAAAAGTGTATGATATTGCAAAAATGATCGCCCCTACGGTGATATTTTTTGACGAGGGCGATGCGCTTGCCCCAAAACGAAGCGCGACCGGAGGCCACCCTTCGGATGCCCTGACCAACAAATTTTTAAATATTATTGATGGTGAAATTCCTTTGAATAAAGTATTTACCGTCTTAACCACCAATCGTCTGGATATCCTCGATCCTGCGCTGATCCGCTCTAAAAGACTTAAAACCCTCGATATATCAGGACATATGCGGCAAAAGGATGTTTTTGATATAATCAAAAAGCAGTTTGAAAATGTGCCACACCAACGTCAGTTCGAGGTTGAAAAAATAATAGAAACAGCCCAGGGGATTTGTAATACCCCGGCAGACTACACATCGTTTACGGAAAAGGCCATTGCCCTTTGCAGCACCGAGTTTAAAGTGTTGCTCAAACTTCGGGATCTCAAATCTTCAACCAGGGATGAAAAATATAACTTTGTCAAACTTAATTTTAAAACCGTTTTAGGTATTCTTGATGCCCTAAAAGCCCCGCCCTTGATAAAATCCAAGATCAAACACGACCTGAAAAATTTTGTGGAGGATTATGATAAGATCCTGGAAAGTGTGGATCATATCACCCGGGAACAGGATTATCCCATTGTTGTGGCCCACCTGGAATCCGCCAGAAGGGAAATTTCCCAAAGCCCGGTGCGAAAAGGGTCCATTCAGCTCAATGAATTTTTAGAGACCGAACTGAGCCAGGAACCCCAGGTCGGTTTTATTATTGGCGTGGGCGCCAATGAGATGACCGGCATGCTGTTGCCCATTGCCACCAGCCTGACGGGCAGGGTTGAAAACGCTCCGATCATTGTCACCGGGGCTGTGGCCACGCCTTCGGCCGAGACCGCCCAGATGGATATGGCCGTGAAAATGACCAATCAGTCGGCCCAAGAGGCCCTGACCATGGTGAAAAATTATATCCAGGGCCTGTGCCCGGATATCAGCATCCCCTGGCTGTTCGGAGATTTCCTCCAGCGGTATTCCATCCACCACCAGCTGTTATCCGCATCCTACAACGTCGGTGGACCGTCCGCAGGATATGCCCTGGCCCTGAATACGTTGTCGGTCTTGCTTCAGATCCCCCTTTGCATTGACTTCGGCATCACCGGCGCCCCCTGGACCAAAGGGGTCACAAAGGACCAAATCGGCGGTTCGGTGATCATCGGCGGGCACCGGAAAAAAACGGAAAAAGTACTGCTGTATCTTCGGCGGATGTACATGCCGCTGCAGAACTACCAGGATCTTGAGCCTGAATTTCTTATCGGCTACTGGCAGCGTGACAAGGATATTATTGCCGTAACCCATTTTGCCGACCTCATGCCCGAGGTTCTCTTCCTGGATGAAGCTCACAATAAGATGCGCGATGACTTAATTGAAAAGAGAATAAAATACAAGACGGAAAAATACTATGACGCTGAGTACACGCCTAATCTGAAAGAAGATATTGTCCAGGCCAAACAAATTATGAGAAAACGGGCTGAACACGAGATTCTCAAACGGGTCAACGCCATCAGGTTCTATCTCCAGGACCCTGACCGGGAAAAATTTATTTCCCATGAAAAAATATTTAAAACCTATATTGAGACCAATTGA
- a CDS encoding cytochrome c peroxidase: MVSNGSVPSLTGGLNAPTAGYATYSPKMYWDGELYIGGQFWNGRAAGHKEFMVFDSQTIAEYSPLAEQAQGPFLNPVEMGLPSKAEVVYRVSIADYAYLFARAFGAADFNDIELTYDQIGYAIAAFESTEEFTKFNSDFDNNVMTEQAKKGELLFNGKAQCSACHITEPGDSGHAEFTDYSYDNLGVPLNPIIADKGVDPGLGGFILTIQNDPDALPSLKAMVATAIQDGGGSPEKNYG, encoded by the coding sequence GTGGTTTCAAACGGCTCCGTACCAAGCCTTACTGGAGGGTTAAATGCACCCACTGCTGGATATGCAACATATAGTCCCAAAATGTATTGGGATGGCGAATTATACATTGGGGGCCAATTCTGGAATGGGCGTGCCGCCGGCCATAAAGAATTTATGGTATTTGATAGTCAGACAATAGCTGAATATTCACCACTTGCGGAACAGGCTCAAGGCCCTTTTTTAAACCCCGTTGAAATGGGGCTGCCATCAAAAGCCGAAGTTGTTTATAGGGTGTCCATCGCTGATTACGCCTATCTTTTTGCCCGGGCTTTTGGCGCAGCAGATTTTAACGATATTGAACTTACCTATGATCAAATCGGTTATGCAATTGCCGCTTTTGAGTCTACTGAAGAATTTACCAAATTTAATTCCGATTTTGATAATAATGTTATGACAGAGCAAGCGAAAAAAGGTGAGTTGCTTTTTAATGGTAAAGCTCAGTGTTCCGCGTGCCATATTACGGAGCCAGGTGATAGCGGTCATGCCGAGTTTACCGATTACAGCTATGATAACCTGGGGGTACCTCTTAATCCGATTATTGCCGATAAAGGCGTTGATCCTGGTTTAGGCGGTTTTATTTTGACAATTCAAAATGACCCGGATGCTCTGCCAAGTTTAAAAGCAATGGTAGCTACCGCTATCCAGGATGGTGGGGGTTCTCCTGAAAAAAATTATGGATGA
- a CDS encoding SDR family NAD(P)-dependent oxidoreductase, translating into MLGRQEIELTASPTDQVRFYNGSKIHIPAGKTIYLTRDSSGIATAFEKEFKKLNIAARIIDATPENIPDLPDAAGLVLIPDAFCEPGDDTAASQFLLTAFSMASKNGPYLTANAKEGGSFMTCVSFLGGGFGFKHFETQISPVYGGMAGLAKTAALEWKPVLCRALDLPFDPKAIKKNAEAAVSLMMTRGAVEMGLDGEYCYIPELVSKPVDEPLEIDLDKSDVVVISGGARGVTAACAIALAEQCGSKIALLGRSKPPFDEPAWLKGMDTPAQMKKAIFANAFDKEKPTPARVEAEYRHFASNRDIKTNLERIQKWGNEVAYYCVDIRNKDLVNATMEKVTRQLGPVTALIHGAGVLEDKLICEKTPDQFKNVFETKINGLYTLLSSVDQDRLKYLVMFSSVAARFGNTGQCDYAMANEVLNKIAQAKQSTLPHCRALAINWGPWDGGMVTDTLKREFEKRHIELIPIQAGARQMVAEMGNVDGSCVEVVVGGTISADVPEPSAVMNKALTQTFSSRDSCIIEDHKIDNAPVVPLALMVDLLACGAEKNNPGLQFAGMENVQLLKGIVPGNDKTDVNVDIGKCVTIDHQLFTPGRITSSGKNGLTIQHARAQVLLAEKRPQPPVSPKSASMNLAPWEISMDQAYETILFHEGELQCISEICGVSPKGIEVMTTTAPDISAWYKTPHARQWTMDPMVLDAAFQAAILWTFHNCGQVCLPASFANLRLFHAFPRQSGQKVRISFTVNHQDQHKIKGYFTFFDEKNTVIASIMGFEAIMDPGLLDKFKAAPLFDRNKILAFAQGNPSEAFGEPYKIFDNAREIARLPRPPYFFMDAVTKIDHPAWQTAPGGWIETTYKIDKDAWYFAANHSDTMPFCILLEVALQPCGWLAAYGGAALTCEDRLHFRNLGGKAKLIKNLTRTSGSVKIRVRMTDVSMAGGMIIQNFDMDVQNKGESVYTGTTNFGFFTADALAKQVGIREPEAFFTLEKNSRPSEIVLEDHAPVTPEDQNVGPNTGMPGKALRMIDKITFLDFKAGLHGQGMIQGEKQVDPDEWFFHAHFYQDPVCPGSLGIESFLQLIRFFMIEKFDLDPEQFAPAIVENHEHEWTYRGQIIRSNSNIVVQAHISTCTMDETGCRATADGTLCVDGICIYEMKNFCFSFQALPIGTNMKKEKKLSNQS; encoded by the coding sequence GTGCTTGGCAGGCAGGAGATCGAGCTCACTGCCTCGCCCACCGATCAGGTCCGTTTCTATAACGGGTCAAAAATCCACATTCCTGCAGGTAAAACCATTTACCTGACAAGGGATAGTTCCGGCATTGCCACGGCATTCGAAAAAGAGTTTAAAAAGCTTAACATAGCCGCACGGATTATTGATGCTACCCCGGAGAACATTCCGGATCTGCCCGATGCAGCAGGGCTTGTTCTTATACCGGACGCCTTTTGTGAACCCGGGGACGACACTGCGGCAAGTCAGTTTCTTTTAACCGCGTTCAGCATGGCCTCAAAAAACGGACCTTACCTGACAGCAAATGCCAAGGAAGGCGGCAGCTTCATGACCTGTGTCAGCTTTCTTGGCGGCGGCTTTGGGTTTAAACATTTTGAAACACAAATCAGCCCTGTTTATGGCGGCATGGCAGGCCTTGCCAAAACAGCCGCCCTTGAATGGAAACCGGTCCTGTGCCGGGCCCTTGACCTGCCATTTGATCCAAAAGCCATAAAAAAGAACGCCGAAGCCGCCGTGAGCCTGATGATGACCCGGGGTGCCGTAGAAATGGGGCTTGACGGTGAGTACTGTTACATTCCCGAACTTGTATCCAAACCTGTGGACGAGCCTTTGGAAATTGACCTGGACAAATCCGATGTTGTGGTGATTTCCGGCGGCGCCAGGGGCGTTACTGCGGCGTGTGCCATTGCCCTTGCCGAGCAATGCGGGTCTAAAATAGCACTTTTGGGCAGATCCAAACCACCCTTTGACGAACCGGCATGGCTTAAAGGCATGGATACACCCGCCCAAATGAAAAAAGCCATTTTTGCCAATGCCTTTGACAAAGAAAAACCCACACCCGCCCGGGTGGAGGCTGAATATCGCCATTTTGCCTCAAACCGGGATATTAAAACCAATCTGGAACGTATACAAAAATGGGGCAATGAGGTTGCCTACTACTGCGTAGACATCCGGAATAAAGACCTTGTCAACGCGACCATGGAAAAGGTGACCCGGCAGTTAGGTCCTGTGACGGCCCTGATTCATGGTGCCGGTGTCCTTGAAGATAAATTGATCTGTGAAAAAACACCGGATCAATTTAAAAATGTGTTTGAAACCAAAATCAACGGGCTTTATACGCTTCTTTCGTCAGTGGACCAAGACAGATTAAAGTATCTGGTTATGTTCTCATCGGTTGCGGCAAGATTCGGGAATACCGGCCAATGCGACTACGCCATGGCCAACGAAGTGCTCAATAAAATCGCCCAGGCCAAACAATCCACCCTGCCCCATTGCAGGGCTTTAGCCATAAATTGGGGGCCCTGGGACGGCGGCATGGTCACCGACACCTTGAAACGGGAATTTGAAAAACGTCATATTGAACTGATCCCCATCCAGGCAGGCGCACGGCAGATGGTGGCGGAAATGGGCAATGTCGACGGATCCTGCGTTGAGGTCGTTGTGGGGGGCACCATATCTGCAGACGTGCCGGAACCATCTGCTGTGATGAATAAAGCCTTGACCCAAACATTTAGCAGCCGGGACAGTTGTATCATTGAAGACCATAAAATTGACAATGCACCGGTTGTTCCCCTGGCCTTGATGGTGGATCTGCTGGCCTGTGGTGCCGAAAAAAACAATCCAGGCCTGCAATTTGCCGGAATGGAAAATGTGCAACTGCTCAAAGGGATTGTGCCCGGCAACGACAAAACAGACGTTAATGTGGACATTGGAAAGTGCGTCACCATAGATCATCAACTCTTTACACCCGGTCGCATTACCTCTTCGGGAAAAAACGGTTTAACAATCCAGCATGCCAGGGCTCAGGTGTTGTTGGCAGAGAAACGGCCACAACCACCGGTCTCACCAAAATCAGCATCCATGAATCTTGCCCCCTGGGAAATCAGTATGGATCAGGCCTATGAAACCATCCTTTTTCATGAAGGCGAACTCCAATGCATTTCCGAGATCTGCGGTGTGTCGCCCAAAGGAATTGAGGTGATGACAACCACAGCCCCAGACATCAGCGCATGGTATAAAACGCCCCATGCAAGGCAATGGACCATGGACCCCATGGTTTTGGATGCGGCCTTCCAAGCGGCCATTTTATGGACCTTCCATAATTGTGGGCAGGTCTGTCTGCCCGCAAGCTTTGCCAATTTGCGACTTTTTCACGCATTTCCCAGACAAAGCGGCCAGAAGGTACGTATATCATTTACGGTCAACCACCAGGATCAGCACAAAATCAAAGGATATTTTACATTCTTTGATGAAAAAAACACAGTCATTGCAAGCATAATGGGATTTGAAGCCATCATGGACCCAGGATTGCTTGATAAATTTAAAGCCGCTCCCTTGTTTGACCGGAACAAAATTTTGGCCTTTGCCCAGGGCAATCCATCCGAGGCGTTTGGAGAACCCTATAAAATTTTTGATAACGCGCGTGAAATTGCACGGCTGCCAAGACCGCCCTACTTTTTTATGGACGCGGTGACAAAAATAGATCACCCGGCCTGGCAAACCGCACCCGGTGGGTGGATAGAGACGACTTATAAAATTGATAAAGATGCGTGGTATTTCGCAGCCAACCATAGCGATACCATGCCGTTTTGTATTCTTCTTGAAGTGGCCCTTCAACCCTGTGGATGGCTTGCCGCCTATGGCGGCGCAGCCCTGACCTGCGAAGACCGTCTGCATTTCAGAAACCTTGGGGGAAAAGCCAAACTGATCAAAAATCTGACCCGGACGTCCGGATCGGTAAAAATCCGTGTCAGGATGACCGATGTTTCCATGGCCGGTGGTATGATCATCCAAAATTTCGATATGGACGTACAAAATAAGGGAGAATCTGTTTACACAGGCACCACGAATTTTGGATTTTTTACGGCTGATGCGTTAGCCAAACAGGTGGGAATCAGGGAACCCGAGGCCTTTTTTACCCTTGAAAAAAATAGCCGGCCATCTGAAATCGTGCTTGAAGATCATGCGCCCGTAACCCCGGAAGATCAAAATGTCGGCCCCAATACGGGGATGCCGGGAAAAGCGTTGAGGATGATCGACAAAATTACGTTCCTTGATTTTAAAGCAGGACTGCACGGCCAGGGGATGATCCAGGGTGAAAAACAAGTAGACCCTGATGAGTGGTTCTTCCATGCCCATTTTTATCAAGACCCGGTCTGCCCAGGGTCGTTAGGCATAGAATCATTTCTCCAATTGATCCGATTTTTCATGATCGAAAAATTCGATCTCGACCCGGAACAATTTGCACCTGCAATTGTTGAAAACCATGAACATGAATGGACATACCGAGGACAGATCATCCGCTCGAACTCAAACATTGTTGTCCAGGCCCATATAAGCACATGCACCATGGATGAAACAGGTTGCAGGGCAACGGCTGACGGCACCCTGTGTGTGGATGGCATCTGCATATATGAAATGAAAAATTTTTGTTTTTCGTTTCAGGCCTTACCCATTGGAACGAATATGAAAAAAGAAAAAAAATTATCTAACCAATCCTGA